GCTCGTCCGGCAGCTCATGGGAGAGCACATGCGGCACCTTGGTAAACAGAGCCCTTCCTCCTTTCCGGCTGAAACCATCCTTAAAGAGGTAGGGAGTTCCCGGATGATCCGCCGACGGGCAAGGCCACTGCAGGCTTTCCCGCTGCAGTCGCTCATAACTCATTCCCGCAAGTGCCGGCCAGAGCGAGGCCAATTCGGCAAAGACCTCATCGGCTTTCAGGCTTGGCCCGGGAACCGTGCTGATGCGCCGGTAGATTTCCTGAAATATATGAAGATCCTCCCGGGCCTGTCCAGGGGGATCGATAGCCTGACGGATCGGCTGCACTCGGCGCTCGGAAGAGGTAAAGGTTCCGGTTTTCTCGGCAAAGGATGCGCTGGGCAGCACCACATCGGCAAGCTCCGCCGTCTCGTTCATGAAAATATCCTGGACCACAAGAAAATCGAGACTCTCAAACCCCTTGATGGCATGAGTGGAATTGGGGTCAGAAGCTGCCGGATTCTCGCCGAAGATATACATCCCCCGCAATTTTCTGGAGATCATGGCGCCTGCCATCTCCGAGGCCGCGAGTCCCGGCTTGTCGGAAAGCGGTACTCCCCAGGCCTGCTCAAACTTCTCCCTGACCTGTTTATCGTCAACCTTCTGATAGCCTGGATACACATTGGGCAAACAGCCCATATCACAACAGCCCTGAACATTATTCTGCCCGCGCAGTGGATTGACACCGGCTGAGGGCTTACCGAGATTGCCGGTGAGCATGGCCAGATTGCCGACGGCATGCACGTTATGGGTGCCGAAAACATGTTGGGTTATACCCATGGCATAATATATACCGGCGCTGCCGGCGCTCCCGTAAATACGTGCCGCCCGGACAATATCCTGCGCCGGTACTCCGGTGACCTTTTCTGCGAATTCGGGGGTAAACTCATCCAGAGTGGCGCTGAATTCTTCGAAGCCTTCCGTACGATTGCTGATAAATTCCTTATCCTCCAACCCCTCCTTGAGGATCACATGCATAATGGCATTAAGCAGGACGGAGTCCGTTCCCGGTTTATGCCGCAGCCAGAGGGTGGCGAACTTCACCAGGGGAATCCGGCGGGGATCGGCAACGATCAACTGTGCACCATTGCGGACAGCCTCTTTCATCTTCAAAGCGATTATCGGATGGTTTTCCGTGGTATTGGAGCCGATAACAAACAGTGCCTCGGCACCGGCTATCTCGTCAACGGAGTTACTCATTGCACCAGAACCGAATTTTGCGGCCAGCCCGGCCACGGTTGCACTGTGTCAGTAGCGGGCACAGTGATCGAGGTTATTGGTGCCGAAACCGGCCCGGAAGAGTTTCTGGAATATATAGTTCTCTTCATTGGTACACCTGGCCGAGGCCAGGCCTGCCAGTGCATCGGCACCGTATTTTTCCTTGATTCCGCTGAATTTTGCAACTATCAGATCAAGAGCCTCGTCCCAGGAGGCAGTCTGCAGTTCCCCCCCCTTCTCCCTGCGAATCAGCGGCGTAGTCAACCTGTCGGGACTGTTTATGAATTCATAGCCGAAGCGTCCTTTGACGCAAAGCCAGCCACGATTATGATTGTCTGGGCGCGAGGTTATCCGGGACACCTCGTTGCCATGAGTATGGAGGGTAATATTGCAGCCGCAGCCACAATAGCCACAGGTCGTTTCCGTCTTCTCTACACCCTCATGGCGCGGACGACCAGCCCAGGCTTTACCGGAAAGCGCGCCAGTGGGACAGACGGAGATACACTGGCCGCAAAATTCACAGTCAAGATCGCGCTCGAAGGGAGAGCAGACTTTGGTTTCAAAACCACGACCGGC
This region of Desulfopila inferna genomic DNA includes:
- the fdhF gene encoding formate dehydrogenase subunit alpha, which codes for MVNLTINNNPVEVPEGTTILEAAHKLKVKVPTLCYDPRLKPHGGCRLCLVEIEGMPKPVTSCTTPAVDGMNVSTESEKLYRLRKGVVELLLSDHPNDCMVCIRAGDCTLQELAYTYNIRESKYKGEMRDHDRIDENPFVMREQNKCVMCGLCVRVCDEIQGVGAIGFAGRGFETKVCSPFERDLDCEFCGQCISVCPTGALSGKAWAGRPRHEGVEKTETTCGYCGCGCNITLHTHGNEVSRITSRPDNHNRGWLCVKGRFGYEFINSPDRLTTPLIRREKGGELQTASWDEALDLIVAKFSGIKEKYGADALAGLASARCTNEENYIFQKLFRAGFGTNNLDHCARYUHSATVAGLAAKFGSGAMSNSVDEIAGAEALFVIGSNTTENHPIIALKMKEAVRNGAQLIVADPRRIPLVKFATLWLRHKPGTDSVLLNAIMHVILKEGLEDKEFISNRTEGFEEFSATLDEFTPEFAEKVTGVPAQDIVRAARIYGSAGSAGIYYAMGITQHVFGTHNVHAVGNLAMLTGNLGKPSAGVNPLRGQNNVQGCCDMGCLPNVYPGYQKVDDKQVREKFEQAWGVPLSDKPGLAASEMAGAMISRKLRGMYIFGENPAASDPNSTHAIKGFESLDFLVVQDIFMNETAELADVVLPSASFAEKTGTFTSSERRVQPIRQAIDPPGQAREDLHIFQEIYRRISTVPGPSLKADEVFAELASLWPALAGMSYERLQRESLQWPCPSADHPGTPYLFKDGFSRKGGRALFTKVPHVLSHELPDEQYPYILTTGRQLFHYHTGTMTRRSVGLDAVAPEPFVELNPEDAHRLGVEDKERLTVSSRRGSISLKARVSDIVPPKVVFIPFHYKEAAANILTSDALDPISKIMEAKVCAVNVEKEPT